AGTCGTCGGGGTTGGATACAGCGATACCGTTGACGAGGCACTGCGGATTCGAGCCGCGCGTTGGCACTTGCTCGATTGGGCTGCTTGGGCGATGACGCTCAGCACGGGCATTGTCCTCGCGGCATCCCTCGCCGTCCGTGTGCCCGAAGCCGGCGGCGCCGGCGACGTCGCGTAACGTAGCGTTGCAGCAGACGGGCGGGCCGCGAAGTCGGCTACGCCGCAACGGTTGTCGTCCGCCCACTGCTGCACTCAGGCGTTACGCAGATCCAAAACTTCCAGAACGGCGAGGCTCATGGCGTGTGCATTCTGCGCGATCATCGAAGGGACTTCACCCGCCAGCATCATCTATCGGGACGAGATCGTCATCGCGTTCATGACGATCCATCCCTCCTCGCCTGGGGAGTGCACCGTAATTCCGATTGCTCATGTCGACCATTTTACGGACGTCGAGGACGGAACGGCCGAGCGAATCATGCGTGTGGCGCAACGCATCGGGCGCCGCATGCGGGAGGTGTTTCAGCCCCAGCGGGTGGGCATGGTCGTACATGGATATGGCGTCGCCTGCCTCGCGCTGTTAACCGCTCCCTCATGATCATGTAACCGGCTTGTTAACACGCCACGCTTGCCGGCACCGGAAACTGTCTGCACCCTGCAGAAGGCGCGCAAAGCCGAGCGCCTGATCAAATCCGCAGCATCGCCTAGACACACTGAGGAATTCGCGATGAGCATCCTGATTGCCGCAGGGTCACCGCTGTTTGCACGTGCGATCCTCGTGGGTTGCCTCGGCGGAGTTGGGTTGGTGCTGGGGTATCGATTCAGTACTCGTGGCCCGATCATTCTTCCTATCTACGCCGCGATCCTGTTCGTCGCCTCGCTCACGTTCGCGCAATTTCCCGGGATTTCATTTCCGGTGCGATTCAGCGCAGTGCTGCTCGCGATGCTCGTCGCAACCGCGATAGCTATGGCGGGAGTCCTCTACCATGCTGAGCAGGAACGGCGGAAGCGTGCAGAGCGTGGACTGCCGCCGGTTGAGTGCAACCGCGCCCCTTGGTGGGGCGCACCGTTTGTATTCGCCAGCGTGACGGCCGCTAGCGCCGGCGTAGCTGCACTCATACGCTGAGGCGTTCGGTCGTTCTTTTACGCCGAGGATTGAAAGTGTACGCACGGACGATCGTGGGTCCTCTCATCAGCCTCTGGCTGGTGCTCAGCGCGAGCAGTCGGCCGCTCGAGGCGCAGCGTCGGCTGCCAGTGCTCGACATGCACATGCATGCGCGCGAGGCCGCCCACTATGGAGCGACCGGGCTCCCGATATGCGCGCCGGTGATCCGCATGCCACGGTGGGATCAACGGACCCCGTTCGGGAGCGACTCGACGGCGCCCGCAGCCTGCTCATTGCCGCTGGTTTCCCCCACCACCGATGCGGCGCTCCTTCGCGCCACGCTCGCCAGCATGGCACGCTTCAACGTGATCGGCGTGTTGGGCGGTACGCCGGAGCTCGTCGCAGCATGGCAGCGCGCGGCGCCGGGTCGGTTCATCTCGGGCCTCGATCTCCGCTTTGATGCCAGCACCGGCGCGGCGCGGGCGGCGACCGCCGAGGGGGTCGCACCGCGGCTCCTGCCGATTGATACGGTGCGCGCGCTCTACGACGCCGGGGCGTTCACGGTGCTCGCCGAGGTGATGAATCAGTACGCAGGGATGGCCCCCGACGATCCGCGCCTCGAGCCGTACTGGGCCTTCGCGGAAGCCCGCAACATCCCGGTGGGGATTCACGTGGGCGGCGGCGGTCCGGCGGAACCGTACACGGGCTCGCCCGCGTTTCGGGCGCGCCTCCAAAGCGCGCTGACGTTGGAGGAGGTGCTGGTGCGCCACCCGAAGCTGCGCCTGTATGTGATGCATGCGGGGTACCCGCTTCGCGAAGACCTTCAGGCGCTGCTCTTTACGCATCCGCAGGTGTACGTCGAGCTGAGTATGGCGGTCAACGTGGAGGCGCGGCCGGCGTTCTACCGGTTTCTGCGCGAGCTGGTCGACGCGGGGTACGGAGACCGGATCATGTTCGGTTCCGACCAGATGGTGTGGCCCGGCCTCATTGACGCGGGTGTACGGTCGATCGAGGCGGCCCCATTTCTGAATGCGCGGCAGAAGCGCGATATTCTGTACAACAATGCGGCGCGGTTTCTGCGGCTCTCGCCGGCGGCGATCGCGCGGCATCATATGCGGTAGCCGGCCCGCCAAGCCGTAGGACCGAATCTACGGAAGATGATCTGAACGATTTTGCGGAGCTTTATATGGGCAAGTACACACTCAACGTGAACGGCGCGTCGCGGACGGTGGAAGTCGAATCCGACACGCCTTTGTTGTGGGTGTTGCGGGATTCGCTGAATCTGACCGGCACCAAGTTCGGCTGCGGCATCGCCCAATGCGGTGCCTGTACCGTGCACGTGAATGGCGTTCCCACGCGCTCGTGTCGAACGCCCATATCGACCGTCGGCACGGCCACCGTCACCACAATCGAAGGCATCGACACACCACAGGCGCGCGCATTGCAAGATGCCTGGTGCGAACTCGATGTCCCGCAGTGTGGGTACTGTCAAGGCGGACAGATCCTGGCGGCCTCCGCGTTACTCAAGGCCAATCCGCGTCCTACCGACGCCGATATCGACACGGCGATGGCAAGAAATCTGTGTCGCTGCGCGTCATACACGCGCATTCGCGCCGGCATCAAGCGCGCCGCCGAGTTGGCCGCGACCGCCACCCCAGCCAAAGGGCAGCGCACATGACACACGACGAGAATGCCGGTACGTCGACGATGGATCGACGCCAGTTCCTCAAGATCAGCGCGCTGGCCGGCGGGGGGTTGCTGGTCGCGAGCGGGTTTGACACGGCAGAGCATAGCGCCATCGCCCAAGCGGCGCCCACGACCGGGCTCGCGCCCGTGGCGGACTTTGCACCGAACGTCTTCGTCAGCATCGCACCGAGCGGCGTGGTCACCCTCATCGCGCCCAATTCGGAGATGGGGCAAGGTATCAAAACGTCGTTGCCGATGATCATCGCCGAAGAGCTCGATGTGAAGTGGGAGCAGGTGACCGTGGTGCAGGGTGACCTGAATCCGGCGTATGGTCGGCAATTCAGCGTCGGGAGCGGATCGACGGTGGCGAACTACGTGGCGATGCGACGCGCCGGCGCGGCCGCTCGTGCGGTGCTCGTCGAAGCCGCGTCGCTCGAATGGAACGTGAACGCGAGCGAATGCACCACGGCGGACGGTGTGGTGACGCACGCGGCATCGAAACGGCAGGCGACGTATGGCGCACTCGCGACCAAGGCCGCGCAGCTACAGGCGCCGGTCAACGTGCCGCTCAAGGATCCAAGCACGTTCAAACTGCTCGGCACCCGGATCGCGGGCGTCGACAATCGTAAAATCGTGAAGGGTGCGCCGCTCTTTGGCATGGATGTCACGCTGCCGGGCATGCTCTACGCGACATACACCAAATGTCCGGTGTTCGGTGGTGACGTGGTGAGTGCGAACCTCGATGCCGTGAAGGCCAAGCCCGGCGTGCGCGATGCGTTCGTGCTGAGTGGAATCGCGGGCCTTCCATCGGGTGTAGCGGTGGTTGCCGATTCCACGTGGAACGCATTCAGCGCAACGAAGGCGTTGAAGGTGCAGTGGAACGAAGGGCCGCAAATATCGCAGAACAGCGCCGAGATGGCCGAGCAAGCCGTTGCACTGGCGAAGGCCCACGCACCGGCATCGCTGCCGTCGGGCGCTCGTGCCGTCGACGCGGTGTATCACTATCCGTTTCTCGCCCACGCCACGCTCGAGCCGCAGAATTGCACCGCGTGGTTCAAAGACGGTGTGATGGAGATGTGGACGCCCACGCAGATTCCGTCGTCGGGCCAGGGTCTTGTGACCCAGGGGCTGGGGCTCGCGGCGAAGGATGTGAAAGTGCACATCACGCGACTGGGCGGTGGGTTCGGCCGACGCGGCAGCAACGAGTTTTCCATCGAAGCGGCGGCGATTGCCAAGAAGCTTGCGGGGACACCCATCAAACTGACGTGGACGCGCGAACAGGATTTTGCGCACGACAACTATCGCTCGAACGGATGGCACTACTTCTCTGCCGGACTCGATGATAAGGGCACCGTGGTCGCGCTGCACGACGCGTTCGTCAAAATGCAGGGCGGACCGGGCGACATGACCGCCACTGGTTTCCCCTTCAATGCGATTCAAGGATCGCAGGTACGATCGGGCAAACTGCGCGGAGGCATTCCCACCGGGTATTGGCGTGCGCCTGGCGACAACGGCAACGTGTGGGCGACGCAGAGCTTCATGGACGAACTCGCGCACGCTGCCGGAAAGGAACCACTCGCGTTTACGCTCGACATGCTGGCCACGGTACCATCCTCGCCGCGCTTTGACGCGAGCAAGATGATGGCCGTGCTGAAGCTCGCCACCGACAAGGCGAACTGGGGACAGCAGCGTCCACGCGGAGAGGGGCAGGGATTCGCCATCTGTTTCGCCAACAACGCGTACGTCGCCATCGTCGCCGATGTCGCGGTGAGTCAGGCGGGCGAACTCAAGATCAAGAAGCTCACCGCCGCGGTCGATGCCGGCACCATCGTGAACTTGAGCGGCGCCGAGGCGCAGGTGCAGGGCTCAATGCTCGATGGCATCAGCGCCGCATGGTTCCAGAAGGTTACGGTCGAGCGTGGCGCGGCGGCGCAGACGAACTTCAACAAGTATCCGATGCTGCGCATGAACCACGCGCCGCCGGTTGTCGAGGTGCATTTCATCACGTCGTCGGCGCCGCCAACGGGTCTGGGTGAACCGGCACTGCCGGCTGCCGCGCCCGCCGTGTGCAATGCGATCTTCGCGGCGACGGGAAAGCGCATTCGTACGCTGCCGATCGCCGACGACACGCTCAAATGGACGTAGCTGGCCTCACGTGCTTGGCGGGCTTTCACGCACGCCAATGAATAACACCTCGCCTCACGATGCGGTGAGCGCGGCACCCGTATCGAACTCAGGTACCGTTGAACCGCTCATCGAGCGTGTTCTGGGCCCGTTTCAACGATTCTTCTCCACGA
This region of Gemmatimonas groenlandica genomic DNA includes:
- a CDS encoding xanthine dehydrogenase family protein molybdopterin-binding subunit, yielding MTHDENAGTSTMDRRQFLKISALAGGGLLVASGFDTAEHSAIAQAAPTTGLAPVADFAPNVFVSIAPSGVVTLIAPNSEMGQGIKTSLPMIIAEELDVKWEQVTVVQGDLNPAYGRQFSVGSGSTVANYVAMRRAGAAARAVLVEAASLEWNVNASECTTADGVVTHAASKRQATYGALATKAAQLQAPVNVPLKDPSTFKLLGTRIAGVDNRKIVKGAPLFGMDVTLPGMLYATYTKCPVFGGDVVSANLDAVKAKPGVRDAFVLSGIAGLPSGVAVVADSTWNAFSATKALKVQWNEGPQISQNSAEMAEQAVALAKAHAPASLPSGARAVDAVYHYPFLAHATLEPQNCTAWFKDGVMEMWTPTQIPSSGQGLVTQGLGLAAKDVKVHITRLGGGFGRRGSNEFSIEAAAIAKKLAGTPIKLTWTREQDFAHDNYRSNGWHYFSAGLDDKGTVVALHDAFVKMQGGPGDMTATGFPFNAIQGSQVRSGKLRGGIPTGYWRAPGDNGNVWATQSFMDELAHAAGKEPLAFTLDMLATVPSSPRFDASKMMAVLKLATDKANWGQQRPRGEGQGFAICFANNAYVAIVADVAVSQAGELKIKKLTAAVDAGTIVNLSGAEAQVQGSMLDGISAAWFQKVTVERGAAAQTNFNKYPMLRMNHAPPVVEVHFITSSAPPTGLGEPALPAAAPAVCNAIFAATGKRIRTLPIADDTLKWT
- a CDS encoding amidohydrolase family protein, producing MGPLISLWLVLSASSRPLEAQRRLPVLDMHMHAREAAHYGATGLPICAPVIRMPRWDQRTPFGSDSTAPAACSLPLVSPTTDAALLRATLASMARFNVIGVLGGTPELVAAWQRAAPGRFISGLDLRFDASTGAARAATAEGVAPRLLPIDTVRALYDAGAFTVLAEVMNQYAGMAPDDPRLEPYWAFAEARNIPVGIHVGGGGPAEPYTGSPAFRARLQSALTLEEVLVRHPKLRLYVMHAGYPLREDLQALLFTHPQVYVELSMAVNVEARPAFYRFLRELVDAGYGDRIMFGSDQMVWPGLIDAGVRSIEAAPFLNARQKRDILYNNAARFLRLSPAAIARHHMR
- a CDS encoding HIT family protein → MACAFCAIIEGTSPASIIYRDEIVIAFMTIHPSSPGECTVIPIAHVDHFTDVEDGTAERIMRVAQRIGRRMREVFQPQRVGMVVHGYGVACLALLTAPS
- a CDS encoding (2Fe-2S)-binding protein; the encoded protein is MGKYTLNVNGASRTVEVESDTPLLWVLRDSLNLTGTKFGCGIAQCGACTVHVNGVPTRSCRTPISTVGTATVTTIEGIDTPQARALQDAWCELDVPQCGYCQGGQILAASALLKANPRPTDADIDTAMARNLCRCASYTRIRAGIKRAAELAATATPAKGQRT